A segment of the Agromyces sp. H17E-10 genome:
CAGATCGACGCCGTGTAGAGCAGGACGCCCCAGAACACCGCGCCCACGATGTCGAACATCGCGCCGCTCGTGACGGCGACGAGCCCGAAGATCGCGCTCGTGACGGCGAGTGCTCCGGCGAGCACGTACAGCGAGGCGTACCGCGGCAGCTTGCCCGCGGTGAGCGAGTTGGAGATGCCGCTCTGCGCGACCGGCGCCTGCGGGGGAGTGGCGGTGATGCTCATCAGTTGGCTCCCGAGAATTCCTTGCGGCGATCGACGATGTACCGGGCGATCATGTTGACGGCGAGCGTGATCGTGAAGAGCATGAGGCCCGTCGCGATGAGGATGTTGACCCCGATGTCGTGCGCCTCGGGGAAGTTGAGGGCGATGTTCGCGGCGATCGTCGTCGGGTTCTGCGACTGCAGCACCGCGAAGCTGATGATCGCCGACGGCGAGAGCACCATGGCCACGACCATCGTCTCGCCGAGCGCGCGGCCGAGGCCGAGCATCGACGCGGAGATGATGCCCGGGCGGCCGAAGGGCAGCACCGCGAGCTTGATCATCTCCCAGCGGGTCGCGCCGAGCGCGAGCGCGGCCTCCTCGTGGAGCACGGGCGTCTGCAGGAAGATCTCGCGGCAGAGGGCGGTGACGATCGGCAGGATCATGACCGCCAGCACGATCGCGACGGTGAGGATCGTGCGGCCCGTGCCCGAGACGGGCGGGGCGAACAGCGGGAACCAGCCGAACCACTCGGTGAGCGTCGTGTAGAAGGGCTGCACCGCCGGGGCGAGCACCGTGATGCCCCAGAGGCCGAAGACGACCGACGGCACGGCGGCCAGCAGGTCGATGATGTAGCCGAGGCCCTGCGCGAGCTTGCGGGGGGCGTAGTGCGAGATGAACAGCGCGATGCCGATCGAGAGCGGCACGGCCATGATGAGGGCGAGCGCGGCGGCCCAGATCGTGCCGAACACGAGGGGGCCGACGTACTGCCAGAAGTTCTCGGCGGTGCCCTTGAACTCGTCGGAGACCGCGGTGAACGCGGGCAGCGACTGGGCGACGAGGAAGATCGCGACCGCTGCGAGGGTGACCAGGATGAGCACGCCGGCCACGAGCGTGGCGGTCGAGAAGACGCGGTCGCCGGGGCGCTGCTTGGCGGTGATGGTGGATGCCTCGGGGGCCGTCATGGGGGCGGGTCTTCCTGGTTCGTGCGAATGGGGTGTGCGCGGGGCGGACCCGGCACCGGGCCTGCCCGACCCGATCGGATCCCGCGTTCGGGACGATCGGGCCGGGCAGGCGACGGATTACTTGACGGACTCGAGCGCGGCCGAGACCTGGTCGCTGAGCTCGGTCGACAGCGGGGCCGAGCCGGCCTGCTCGGCGGCCACCGACTGGCCCTCCTCGCTCGCCATGTAGCCCACGTAGGACTTCACGAGCTCGCCCTGGGCGGCGTCGGCGTACTCCTGGCAGACGATCGCGTAGCTCACGAGCACGAGCGGGTAGTGGCTCGGGTCGGTCGTCGTGCGGTCGAGGGCGATGGCGAGGTCGTTGGCCTCGCGGCCCTCGACGAGCGGCGACTCCGCGACGACCGCGGCGGCCGCCTCGGGGGTGTAGCCCACGAACTCGTCGCCGACCTTGATCTTCGCGACGCCGAGGTCGCCGGCCTTCGACGCGTCGGCGTAGCCGATCGTGTTCACGCCGTTGGTGACGGCGTCGACGACGCCCGAGGTGCCCTGGGCGCCCTCACCGGTCTGGTACGGGAAGGTGTCGCTCGGCTCCTCGGCCCACACGTCGCCGGCGGTCTGGTTGAGGTAGTCGGCGAAGTTCTTCGTGGTGCCCGAGTCGTCGGAGCGGTGCACGGCGGTGATGTTCGCGTCGGGGAGCTTCGCACCCTCGTTGAGCGCGGCGATCGCCGGGTCGTTCCACTTGGTGATGTCGCCCTTGAAGATCTTCGCGAGCGTCGCCGAGTCGAGGTTGAGCTCGTCGACGCCGTCGACGTTGAAGACGACCGCGATGGGCGAGATGTAGACGGGAAGGTCGATGGCCTTCGTGTCGGGGGCGCACGCGGCGAACTCGCCCGCGAGCTCCTCGTCCTTCAGGAAGGAGTCGCTGCCCGCGAAGTCGACCCCGCCGGCGATGAAGGCCTCGCGGCCCGCACCCGAGCCCGAGGGGTCGTAGTTGATGGTGACGTCGGGGTTGGCCGTCTGGAACGCGGCGACCCACGCCTCCTGGGCCGAGCCCTGCGACGAGGCGCCGGCCGCGTCGATCGTGCCGGAGAGGCTCGAGCCGGTCTCTTCGGGGGTGGCGCTGCCACCGCCTTCGTTGGCTGCGCAGGAGCTGAGCGCGAGCGCCGCGGTGACGGCGACGACGGCGGGCACGCCGAAACGCTTGAGGTTCACGTGAAGTCCCTTCCGGGGTTCGATTGCAGGGTGTGGGTCGGTGCCGACCCGCCTGCGACGCTAATCAGCGCGCCTTACGAGCTTCCGCCACGTCGGTGAACGGGAGGTGAACGGATGCTGGCGCGTGATTCCGCGGGACTTCAGGCGCGGGGCGCGTGCGTCTCGATCGAGATGATGCCGGAGCCCTGGTTCGTCGCCGACAGGTGCACGACGCTGAACGCGCCCGGTTCGAGCTCGGCCGCGTCGGTCGCGTAGGTGCCGAGCGGGGTGCCCGTCGCGAGCGCGAGCTCGCGCATGATCTCGGGCAGCACGGGACCGTGGCTGCAGATGACCGCCGACCTGCCCGCGCGCACGCGCTTGCCGACGACCCGGCGCACCTCGCCGTCGCCGGCCTCCCAGGCGTCCTGGCTGATGCCGGCGTCGCGCTTGATCTCGATGCCCGTCGCGGCCGCGAGCGGCGTGACCGTCGTGACGCACCGCACGGCAGGGCTCGAGACGATGCGCTTCGGTCCCCACGCGGTGAGGGTGTCGACGAGGCCCGCGGCCTGGTCGACGCCGCGGGCGGTCAGCGGCCTCGAGGCATCGGGGCCGTCGTATCCGCTGCGGCTGACCGCCTTGCCGTGCCGCACGACCGCGAGGCTGAAGGTCTCGGTCACGCCCTGCTCGACGAGGGCCGTGAAGTTGTCGAGGATCTCGACGTCGGGCTCGTAGGTCAGGTAGCCGCGGGCGCGCTTCGGCGTCACCCACTCGAGTGCGGCGACCTCGGCGTTGGGCTTGAAGGTCGAGCGCTGCACGGCCTTCTCGCTCACCTCGGCGGCCCAGTAGTGCACGATCTTCTCGCGACCCGACGGCAGGGGGTAGCGCGAGACGCCGAGGGGCACGCCGAGGTCGACGGCGAGGCCGGTCTCCTCCGCGATCTCGCGCACGGCCGTCTGCGGCAGCGACTCACCGGGGTCGACCTTGCCCTTCGGGATCGTGACGTCGCCGTACACCGTGCGGTGGATGACGAGCACGTGCAGCTTGCCGTCGATGTATCGCCAGCACACGGCGCCGGCGGCGTAGACGGCCGTCGTCACCGGCGCGACCCCGATCGGCTGCGCTGGCCCGAGCGGGTGCGCTGGGCGATCTCGAGCATGAGCCCATTCTGCAGGTCGGTGAGCGGCCGGCCCTCCTCATCGACCGATCGGCGTGTCCAGGTGCCGTCGCCATCGAGGTGCCACGAGCTCGTCGACTCGTCCATGGCCTGGTCGAAGATGTGCTCGATCTCGGCGAGGTGGGCCGGGTCGGTGAGTCGCACGAGCGCCTCGACCCGGCGGTCGAGGTTGCGGTGCATCATGTCGGCCGAGCCGATGTACACCTGCGGGTCGCCGTCGTTCGCGAACGAGAAGATGCGGGAGTGCTCGAGGTAGCGCCCCAGGATGGAGCGAACCCGGATGTTCTCGCTGAGCCCCGGGATGCCGGGTCGGAGGCTGCAGATGCCGCGCACCCACACCTCGACGGGCACGCCCGCGTTCGAGGCGCGGTAGAGCGCGTCGATGATCGCTTCGTCGACCATCGAGTTCACCTTGATGCGGATGCCGCTGGGCCGGCCCTGCTCCGCATTGCGGATCTCGGTCGCGATGAGCTTCAGGAGGCCCTTGCGCAGGTGCAGCGGCGCGACGAGGAGGCGCTTGAACTTCTTCTCGATCGCATAGCCCGACAGCTCGTTGAAGAGCCGCGTCAGGTCCTTGCCGACCTGGTCGTCGGCGGTGAGGAGGCCCAGGTCCTCGTAGATGCGGCTCGTCTTCGGGTTGTAGTTGCCGGTGCCGATGTGGCTGTAGTGCCGCAGCACGCCCTTCTCCTGGCGGATGACGAGCGCGAGCTTGCAGTGGGTCTTGAGGCCGACGAGCCCGTACACGACGTGCACGCCCGCCTTCTCGAGCTTGCGGGCCCACGTGATGTTGGCCTGCTCGTCGAACCGCGCCTTGATCTCGACGAGGGCGAGCACCTGCTTGCCCGACTCCGCGGCGTCGATGAGCGCCTCGACGATGGGGCTGTCGCCCGACGTGCGGTACAGCGTCTGCTTGATCGCGAGCACGTCGGGGTCGGCGGCGGCCTGCTCGAGGAACGCCTGCACGCTCGTCGCGAACGACTCGTACGGGTGGTGCAGCAGCACGTCCTGGCGGGAGACCGCCTTGAAGACGTCGGCGCGCAGGTTCGACTCGGTCGGCTGCAGCTGCACGGCCGTCGTCGGCACGTGCGTCGGGTAGTGCAGCTCGGGGCGGTCGAGCCGGGCGAGGTCGAACAGGCCGCCGAGGTCGAGCGGGGCGGGCAGCCGGTACACCTCCTGCTCGGTGACGTCGAGCTCGCGCACGAGGAGGCCGAGCGTCACGTCGTCCATGTCGTCGGTCACCTCGAGCCGGATGGGCGGGCCGAAGCGGCGGCGAAGCAGCTCCTTCTCGAGCGCCTTGATGAGGTTCTCGGTCTCGTCCTCCTCGATCTCGACGTCCTCGTTGCGGGTGACCCGGAACACGTGGTGCTCGACGATCTCCATGCCCGGGAACAGGTCGCCGAGATGGTTGGCGATGAGGTCCTCGAGGGTGATGTAGCGCGCGTCCTCGACCGACTCGTCGGGGTCGACCCGCACGAAGCGCGGCAGCATCTGCGGCACCTTGACGCGGGCGAACTCCTGGCGGCCGGTACGGCTGTTGCGCACGCGGACCGAGAGGTTGAGCGAGAGCCCCGAGATGTAGGGGAACGGGTGCGCCGGGTCGACGGCGAGGGGCATCAGCACGGGGAAGATCTGCGACGAGAAGTACTCGCGCAGGTGGGCGCGTTCGTCGTCGCCGAGCTCGGCCCACAGGGCGATGTGGATGCCGGCACCGGCGAGGGCCGGCTTGACGAGGTCCTGGTAGGCGGCGGCGTGGCGCTCCTGCAATTCGTGCGCCATGCGCGAGATGTCGCTCAGCACGTCGACCGGCGCCCGCCCGACGTTCGTCGGCACGGCGAGGCCCGTCATGATGCGGCGCTTGAGACCCGCGACCCGCACCATGAAGAACTCGTCGAGGTTCGAGGCGAAGATCGCGAGGAAGTTCGCCCGCTCGAGCACGGGCACCGACTCGTCCTCGGCGAGCTCGAGCACGCGCTGGTTGAACGCGAGCCAGCTGAGCTCGCGGTCGAGGTAGCGCTCGGCAGGCAGCTCGGGCGCGCCCTCGATGTCGAGCGGTTCGAAGTCGTCGTCGAAGTCGCTCGCCGTGCGATCCGACATGCGGTCGTCCTCGAGGATGCTGTCGGGGCTCATCCACTCATCATGGCACGCAGGCGTTTCCGGCCGGTGAGCGCCGGGTCAACGGGTGGTGACGGGTGCGCCCTCGTCGTCCTCTTCATGCACGTTGAAGCGGTAGCCGACGTTGCGCACCGTGCCGATGAGGCTCTCGAGGTCGCCGAGCTTCGCGCGGAGTCGGCGTACGTGCACGTCGACCGTGCGCGTGCCGCCGAAGTAGTCGTACCCCCACACCTCGCTCAGCAGCTGCTCGCGCGTGAACACCCGCGACGGGTGCGCGGCGAGGAAGCGCAGCAGCTCGAACTCCTTGTAGGTGAGGTCGAGCGGGCGGCCGTGCACCTTCGCCGAGTAGCTCGCCTCGTCGATGACGACGCCGGAGGTCTGGATCCGCTCGGCCGGTTGGCTCTGCTGCGCCCGGCCGATCGCCAGGCGGATGCGCGCGTCGATCTCGGCGGGGCCGGCCCCCTCGAGCACGACGTCGTCGACGCCCCAGTCGGTCGTGACGGCGGCGAGACCGCCCTCGGTGACGACGAGCACGAGCGGGGCCGAGAGCCCGGTGGTCTTGAGGATCTGGGCGAGCGCCTTCGCACCGGCGAGGTTGGTGCGGGCATCGAGCAGCACGAGCTCGGCGTCGGGCGCGTTGACGAGCCGCTCGGGCGAGGCCGGGATGACCCGCACCCGATGGCTCAGGAGCGAAAGCGCCGGGAGAACGTCGTCGTCGGCTGCCGGCGTCAGGATGAGCAGCTGCGCCACGCCACACCCTCCAGTAGTAAGGTGCGGTCAATACTACGGGACGGCGGGCGCCGTCCCGCGAAGCGAACGGAGCCGCATGACCGACGAGACCGAGACGCGTACCGGCTGGCCGGGCATCGTGCTGATCTGGGCGCTCGCGGTCGCCGGGTGCGCGATCGTCGCGGGGCTCGCGTTCGGCGGGCTCGAGGTCTGGTTCGACGACGACTCGTGGCTCGGCGTCTACGGCGCCCTCGGCGTGGTGCTCGCCGTCGCCGTGCTCGGCACGCTCGTCGTGCAGCTCGCGACCCGTCGGCCGGCCGGATTCGTGCGGCGGGTGGCGGCGTCGATCGCGGGAGCGGTCGTCGTGGTCGGCATCGCCGCCGCGATCGTCGCGCCCGTCGCCGCGGGCTAGACTCGAGGCATGTCTGAGCTGCTCGCCCTCGAACTCCTCTTCATCGGCCTGCTCGGTCTCGCGAGCCTCGCGATCGCGTGGATCAGCGGGGTCGTCGTCTACAAGCTCTTCAAGGGCCAGCGCTAAGCGCTGACGAGGAGCGTCGCGATGATCGAGCTGCCCGTCGACCTCCCGGCCGAGCTCGTGCCGCTCTCGTGGCTCCTCGGCGTGTGGGAGGGGTCCGGCGTCATCGACTACAAGGTCGGCGACGAGTCGGTCACCCGCGAGTTCGGCCAGCGCGTGAGCTTCAGCCACGACGGCCTGCCGCACCTCAACTACACGTCGTACACGTGGCTGTTCCCCGATGAGGAGGGCGGCGACCCGACGCCCCTCGCGACGGAGACCGGGTACTGGCGCCTTGCCCGCGAGCAGGGCGACGGCGACCCGGGCCCGGCCATGCTGCCCGCCATCGGCGAGCCGCGCTACGGCGACGCGGAGGCGGTCGAACGACTGCGCAACGCCGACGGCGGATTCGACCTCGAGGTCTCGATCGTGCACCCCGGCGGCGTGTCCGAGCTCTACCTCGGCCAGGTGAAGGGGCCGCGTATCGACCTCGCGACCGATGCCGTCATGCGGTCGGCCGGTGCGAAGGACTACGCGGCCGCGACTCGGCTCTACGGACTCGTCGAGGGCCACCTGCTCTGGGCGTGGGACATCGCCGCCCTCGGTCAAGACCTGCGCACCCACGCGTCGGCGCGTCTCGCCAAGGTCGACTGATGACGGGCTCGCCCTTCCTCGCGCTGCCCGGAGCGGTCGCCCTCGAGGCCGCGCCCGGGGTCGCCGGTGCCGATGGGCCCGGCGTCGCCGGACACGGTGCCGATGGGCCCGGCGTCGCCGAGCACTACGGCGAGCCGATGATCGAGCAGCGCCGGCTCGAGCGGGGCGAGGCGGTCGTCGACCTCTCCGACCGCGGCGTCGTGTCGGTCACGGGGCCCGACCGGCTCAGCTGGCTGCACTCGATGGCGAGCCAGTCGTTCACCGGCTTGCGCCCGGGCGAGGGCATCGAGGCGCTCCTCCTCGACGCCGCCGGCCACGTCGAGCATGCGGTGCACGCGATCGACGACGGCGAGACGGTGTTCCTCATCGTCGAGGGCGGTGAGGCGGCGACACTGGCCGCGTGGCTCGACCGCATGCGCTTCATGCTCCGCGTCGAGGTGGCCGATCGCAGCTCCGAACTCGCCGTGATCGCCGCCATGTCGGTCGAGGCGCTGGATGCCGCGGCATCCGCCTTCGCACCCGACGGTGTCGCGCTCGACTGGGTCGACCCGTGGGCCGCACCCCGCCCGGGCGGTCACCAGTACGCGGCATCCGCCGGGCACCCCGGTGCCGACTGGCGCTGGATCGAACGCATCGTGCCGAGGGCCGAGCTCGCCGGGGCCGCCGCCGCGGTGCGGGCCGGCCGCGTCGCGGTGGCCGGTGCGCTCGCCGCCGAGGCCCTGCGCATCGCCGCGTGGCGCCCGCGGCTCGCGACCGAGGTCGACGAGAAGACCATCCCGCACGAGCTCGACTGGCTGCGCAGCGCCGTCGACCTGGGCAAGGGCTGCTACAAGGGCCAGGAGACGGTCGCCAAGGTGCTGAACCTCGGGCGACCGCCGCGCCGGCTCGTGCTGCTGCACCTCGACGGCAGCGACACCGTGCTCCCCGCGCCGGGCGACGAGGTCGTCGGCGAGAAGGTTCGCCCCGAGCCGGCCGCCGGCGAGTCGCCCGAGCGCAAGGTCGTCGGCCGCATCACGTCGAGCGCGATGCACCACGAGCTCGGCCCGATCGCGCTCGCCGTCGTGAAGCGCGCCGTGCCGGCCGGGCTGCCGCTCATCGTCGAGAGCCACGGCACCGAGGTCGCCGCCGCGCAGGTCGAGATCGTGCCGGCCGACGCCGGCGCCGCCGTCGAGGTGCCCCGCCTGCCGCGGCTCGGCATCCGCTGAGGCATCCCGCCCGATCGCATGACGACGGCCCCGGCGCCGCAGCGCCGGGGCCGTCGTGGTCCGCCTACTTGCAGTTCGCCTTGGCGTAGGCGGCGCGCGCCTCGGCCTCGTGCTCACCGTCCTGGTGGCGCAGGCTCACCGTGAGCGTGCCCTTCTTGAGCTTCGCGGTGCCCGTGTCGAACAGGTGGTAGACGGCCGAGCCGGCGGCGACATCGGCGATCTCGTGGTCGCCCCACGGCGTCGAGATCACGAGGTCGGCCGGGGAGTTGCCCGTGTTCGCCGCGTACACGGCGACCTGGGCCGTGCCGGCGAGGCACTGGGTGACGGCGGTCGCCGTGACCTTGAGCTCGACCGGGATCGGCTCGTCGATCGTGAGCCGCGCCGTCTGGTCGTCCTCGAGGTTGCCCGCGACGTCGACCGAGCGGTAGTCGACCGTGTGGTCGCCCGCCCCGCTCACGACGATCGGATCCGCGTACGCGGCCCACGCACCGCCGTCGACCCTGAACTCGGTGCCGGCCGCACCGGAGGTGTCGTCGGTCGCGGCCAGGGTGACGACCGCGTCGCCGTCGCCCGCTTCGACCGTCGCCGTCGTGACGGGTGCCACGGTGTCGACCTTGACGGTCGACGTTCCGGCCTCCTCGACGTTGCCCGCGGCGTCGGTCGACCGGAAGGCCACCGTCGCCTCGCCCTCGCCGGTCACTGCGACCGGCTCGGTGTAGGCCGTCCACGCGCCGTCGCCGATCGCGTACTCGGTCGATGCGACGCCCGTGCCGTCGGCATCGGTCGCCTCGAGCGCGAAGCTCGGAGCGGCCGTGTACCAGCCGTCCTCGCCGTCGGGCTCGGCCGGGCTCCAGGTGAGCGTCGTGGTCGGTGCCGTCTCGTCCGCCTGCTCGGTCTCGAGCGTGAACGAGTCGAAGCCCACGACGACCGGCTCCTCCTGCTGCGGACCGATGGCCATGAGGCCGAGTCCGCGCAGCGGCTTCGCGAACGTGATGCCGGCGCCGATCGACGTCCAGTTGACGCCGCCGTCGCTCACCTCCGCCGTGTACACGTCACCCGTCTTCGTCACCCGGATGTACCAGTACCCGCTCTCGCTGGAGTCGGCGATGTTCAGGTTGCGGTTGCCGATTCCCTGCGCGTCGACCTCGCCGGCGAGCTCGGCCCGCAGGTCGAGCGCGGTGCCCGGGTTGTTGTAGGCGACGACGTCGGCCTTCACGTAGTTGTCGTCGTCGGCCCACATCATGAGCCCGGCCAGCTGCCAGCGGTGCTTCAGCGGCGCCGTGAACTTCGTCGTCGCCACCCAGTCGCCCTCGGGCGCCTTCGTGAGGACGAAGTTGCGAGGGGTGATCGGGTTCGTGCCGTTGATGTCGCCCGGCTGCGTCTCGATCTTCAGGTGGCCGTCGGCGACCCGCAGGTGGTTCGAGTCGTAGCGAACGGTCTCCGACCAGCGGCAGCCGTCGAGCGACGTGCCGTCGAACTCGTCGTTCGGCGTGACCGCGGCGCCCGGCACGGGCTCCGGTGCGAAGCGGAACCAGTCGGCCTTCGCGACGACCGGCGTGCTGCCGAGGTCGCCGGCCGCCATCAGGCCGATCCGGGCGTCCTGCTTGAGCTGCAGGCTGCCCGCGAGCGGGGTCCAGCTGGTGCCGTCGGCGGAGTACGCGCCCGTCAGGGTCGTGCCGTCGCTCGTCAGCTTGAGGTGGATCGTGCTCGGGAAGTCGGCCGGCAGCGTGGGCGCCGCAGCCGTCGTCCGCGAGCCGCCCGTCTCGGACTGGAACTCGATGAAGCGGTTGCCGTTCTGGTTCCTCACGAAGGCGAGCTTGTTGTACTCGTCGTCGCTCTGGTGCACCACGAGACCCGCCCACTGCCAGTGCGAGGTGTGCGCGAGGGTGAGCTTCGTCGTCGCCTCCCACGCGCCGGTCGGCAGGTCCTTGCCCGCGAAGCTCACGGGACCGGTCGACGCCTCGTTGATGTCGCCCGCCGTGACCGGCAGGTTGAGTGCGCCGGCCGACTGCGTGACGGGCACGGTGCCGGAACGCAGCGCCCATGCCGCACCGACCACGGGAGCTTCGAACTCGTCCGACAGCGGGGCACCCGGGCACATGAGCGGCACGAGCGGCCGCTCGGGCTCGGGGCCCTGCGGATCGGTGTCGATCGCGAAGTCGGCGAAGTCGACGGTGCCGGCGCTGCTCGCGTGCGACACCATGAACATGCCGACGTCCTGCGTCGCCGCCGCGCCCGTGAGGGTCACCGCGCCGCCGACCTGGGTCCAGGTCGTGCCGTTCTTCGAGAAGTACGCCGTGTACGACGCACCGTCGCGCTTGAGCTTCACCCACACCGGATAGCTCGTGGTGCCGCCGGCGACCGACGTGTTCAGCTGGCCGTTGCCGTCGGGGTCCGCGAGGAACTCGACGCCGCCCGACGGACGGATGCCGACCATCGCGTACCCGGGTGAGGTTCCCGGCTGCGTCACGTCGTTGCGCACGATCACGCCGGCCTTGGCCGACCCGTTCGTGTTCTGCTGGGCGTCGACCTTGACGACGGCCTCCCAGCCGTCGTCGCCGCCGGCGGGTGCGTAGAGGGTCGAGTACTCGTCGATGCCCTGCCACGTGTCGTCGCCGGCGCCCGTGATCCGGAAGCGCCCGTCGCCGAGTCGCTCGAAGACGCCGTCGGCGTTGGTGAACGGCACGAGGTCGCCGAACAGCTCGCCGACCTGGGCGACCACGACGCGCGAGGTGCGCGACTTGCCCGCCTCGTTCGTCGCAACCGCGGTGAGGTCGTACAGCCCCTCCTCGGGCGTCGCGAGCGTCGCCGAGTACGGCGCCGAGTCGTCGGTGCCGATCGACTCGCCGTCGACGAAGAACTCGACCGCGGTCACCGTCCCGTCGGGGTTGTACGGGTCGGATGCGTCCGCAGAGATCGTCACGTCCTGCCCGGGCTCGAGCTCGCCGCCCGCGGCGGGCGAGGTGATCGCGACGTCGGGCGCGGCGGTCGGGGACGAGCCGCGGCCGAACGCCTCGATGAAGTTGAGCTTCGTCTCGCCGCCGCGGAACACGAGGTAGAGGTCGAACGAGTCGTTCGGCACCGTGCTCACGTCGACGACGACATCGGCGAACCGCGTCGAGCCGGTCGCGGGCACCTCGGCGGTCGCGAGCAGTGCGCCGTCGGCGGCCCCGCTGCGCAGTTCGATCGAACCGCCCTCGGCGTTCGCCGACACGCGGAGCGCGAGCTTGTCGATGCGGTGGAGGCTCACGGGGTCGTAGTGCGCCCAGTCGCCGTCGCCCGCGACGACGACCTTGTCGGCCTCGCCGCCCTCGGTGTCGCGGCTGGGGGCCACGGTGACCCCGGGTGCCGCGCTGTCGAAGAACTCGGCCTGCTTGAGCTTCGGGAACACGAGCGTCGTCGCCGAGCCCGTGAGCGGGTTCTCGCCGCCCTCGCCGCCGTGGTCGGTGTAGCGAGCGTCGATCGCGAAGAAGATGTCCTCGTCGGGCGCGTGTCCGCCGAGGCTGGTCTCCGTCGTCCCGGTGAGCCCGGAGAGCGGCGTCAGCGGGTGCGCATGGTCGTCGTGACCGAGCGCGGGCTGGATGATGAGCTCGGAGCCGTCGACCGCGCCGTCCTCGGGGTCGGTCACCTGGGCCGCCCACGACAGGTCGTCGCCGAAGTCGAAGAAGGCGCCGTTCGGCGGCAGCGAGATGCCGACGTCGGGACGGGTGTTGCCGACCGTGATGGGCACGGTGGTGGTGCCCGTCTTGCCGTCGGGGTCGGTCACCGTGAGGCGGGCGTCGAAGACGCCGGTCTCGGCGTACGAGTGCGTCGCCGCAGCCGTCGTCGCGTCGGTGGTGCCGTCGCCGTCGAAGTCCCACGCGTAGGCGAGCGCGGCGTTCTCGGGGTCGGTCGAGGCAGAGCCGTCGAACGCGACCGCGAGCGGTGCCTGCCCCGAGTCGCGGTCGACCGAGATCTTCGCGATCGGCGAGCGCGAGCCCTGGATGTAGTCGATGCGGTGCAGGCCCGAGTTCGGGTTGTCACGGCCGAAGCCGCCGCCCCAGTCGAGCACGTAGAGCGATCCGTCGGGGCCGAACTTGGAGTCGATCGGCGCGAGGAACTGCTCCTGGGGCAGGAACGCGTTCACCTTCTCGACCTGCGAGCCCGATCCGGATGCCGGATCCTTCAGCTGGATCGAGTACATCTTGTTGCGCGCCCACTCGTAGAAGAACGGCTTGCCGTCGTACGAGGCCGGGAACTTCGTGTCGGAGACGAGGTCGGGGTCGTAGTCGTACACGGGCCCGCCCATGGGTGCGAGGCCACCGCCCTGGGGGATCATCTCGGGCACCGACGAGCGCTTGTAGCCGTACCACATGTCGGCCGCGCGGGCTGCGGGCAGCTCGGTGAGGCCCGTGTTGCGCGGCGAGTCGTTGACCGGCGCGTCGCAGTCGAAGAAGTCGCCGACCGTGACCGGGCTGGTCGTGTAGTCGACGTCGCGGAACGGCTCGTTGTCGCCCATGCAGAGCGGCCAGCCGTAGTTGCCGGGCGTCTTGATGAGGTTCCACTCGGCGATGCCGGCGGGGCCGCGCGTCGTGGGGGCGTCCGTGCCGTTGTCGGGGGAGTAGTCGGCGAGGCTGATCCAGCCGGTCTCCTGGTCGACCGAGAAGCGGAACGGGTTGCGGAAGCCCATCGCGTAGATCTCGGGGCGGGTCTTGTCGCCCGGGTCGTCGGCCTCGGGGAAGAGGTTGCCCTCGGGGATCGTGTACCCGGGCCCGTCGGCGTTCGGCGTGATGCGCAGCAGCTTGCCGCGCAGGTCGTTGGTGTTCGCCGAGGTCGCGCGCGCGTCGTGGAACGTGCCGTCGCGGGTCGAGAGCGGGGCGTACCCGCCGCTCGGCTCCGAGTGCGGGTTCACGTCGTCGCCGACGCTCAGGTAGAGGTTGCCGTCGGCGTCGAAGTCGAGGCCGCCGCCGGTGTGGCCGGGCTCGTCGGGCAGGCGCCGCGCGGGCACCTCGATGACGAGCTCCTCGGTCGCGGGGTCGATCACGCCGTTCTCCATCGTGAAGCGCGACACGCGGCTGAAGAAGTTGGCCGGGTCGGCGTTGTCGGCCGCGTTCGGCGAGCGGTAGACGTAGAGCCGCCCGTTGTCGGTGAAGTCGGGGTCGAGTGCGATGCCGAGCAGGCCGTCCTCGC
Coding sequences within it:
- the ygfZ gene encoding CAF17-like 4Fe-4S cluster assembly/insertion protein YgfZ, with translation MTGSPFLALPGAVALEAAPGVAGADGPGVAGHGADGPGVAEHYGEPMIEQRRLERGEAVVDLSDRGVVSVTGPDRLSWLHSMASQSFTGLRPGEGIEALLLDAAGHVEHAVHAIDDGETVFLIVEGGEAATLAAWLDRMRFMLRVEVADRSSELAVIAAMSVEALDAAASAFAPDGVALDWVDPWAAPRPGGHQYAASAGHPGADWRWIERIVPRAELAGAAAAVRAGRVAVAGALAAEALRIAAWRPRLATEVDEKTIPHELDWLRSAVDLGKGCYKGQETVAKVLNLGRPPRRLVLLHLDGSDTVLPAPGDEVVGEKVRPEPAAGESPERKVVGRITSSAMHHELGPIALAVVKRAVPAGLPLIVESHGTEVAAAQVEIVPADAGAAVEVPRLPRLGIR
- a CDS encoding nitrobindin family protein, with the translated sequence MIELPVDLPAELVPLSWLLGVWEGSGVIDYKVGDESVTREFGQRVSFSHDGLPHLNYTSYTWLFPDEEGGDPTPLATETGYWRLAREQGDGDPGPAMLPAIGEPRYGDAEAVERLRNADGGFDLEVSIVHPGGVSELYLGQVKGPRIDLATDAVMRSAGAKDYAAATRLYGLVEGHLLWAWDIAALGQDLRTHASARLAKVD